The following coding sequences are from one Lolium rigidum isolate FL_2022 chromosome 6, APGP_CSIRO_Lrig_0.1, whole genome shotgun sequence window:
- the LOC124666562 gene encoding uncharacterized protein LOC124666562, with the protein MASSSSSSSTGAAVASVPGTTSGGSIFPGPPPPTPSNHKPLPSTAAGGTEAALSAFLNRMLLSTPAPTLRSRPSSRLKTRTSAPPILSLDSPDLAPLCAAADVGYFHLAGHGIPSQLASSALAELSLLDASALRASSLCTLGFSEEDQEEADGGDDNPAMVFDVDERGMDALPAAAEYARRMRDVGMQVMALMSRCPEVGFAEEPFAEGKRKARCMVWVSKAGTGESAAAPPAAGKAKAYPYVLGLHSQWEQEVAPSSWVMDDSGDWAAVGSSDAALLVTIGDIAQVWSNGKLKKVRGMARPTSAPSSDGHAGEPGRLSITVLITLPLDSVISPLVPPSDAGEEGLDEEEEKVADGADDDGDEWKFRSFSLEDYAWRVYHERLQFKDPLARYRI; encoded by the exons AtggcatcctcctcctcttcctcctccaccggcgccgccgtcgcaTCCGTGCCCGGTACAACTTCCGGCGGAAGCATATTCCCAGGGCCACCACCGCCAACGCCGTCGAACCACAAGCCACTCCCCTCCACCGCCGCGGGGGGCACCGAGGCCGCGCTCTCTGCTTTCCTCAACCGCATGCTCCTCTCCACACCGGCTCCAACTCTACGCTCGCGGCCCTCCTCTCGCCTGAAAACCAGGACGTCGGCTCCTCCGATTCTTTCGCTAGACTCCCCTGACTTGGCCCCCctctgcgccgccgccgacgtgggCTACTtccacctcgccggccatggCATCCCTTCCCAGCTAGCATCCTCTGCCCTCGCCGAGCTATCTCTACTCGACGCGTCAGCGCTGCGCGCGTCTAGCCTCTGCACGCTCGGGTTCTCGGAGGAGGATCAGGAAGAAGCGGACGGAGGCGATGACAACCCCGCGATGGTGTTCGACGTCGACGAGCGCGGGATGGACgcgctcccggcggcggcggagtacGCGCGGCGGATGAGGGACGTGGGCATGCAGGTGATGGCGCTTATGTCCAGGTGTCCTGAGGTGGGTTTCGCGGAGGAGCCGTTCGCGGAGGGAAAGAGGAAGGCAAGGTGCATGGTGTGGGTCTCCAAGGCCGGCACTGGCGaatcggcggcggcgcctccggccgccggcaaggcGAAGGCGTACCCTTACGTCCTGGGACTTCATTCCCAGTGGGAGCAGGAGGTGGCTCCGTCGAGTTGGGTGATGGACGACAGTGGTGATTGGGCGGCCGTAGGGTCTTCCGACGCCGCGCTCCTGGTCACCATCGGCGACATTGCGCAG GTGTGGAGCAATGGCAAGTTGAAGAAAGTGAGAGGGATGGCTCGCCCCACCTCCGCCCCAAGCAGTGACGGGCACGCCGGCGAGCCAGGTCGCCTGTCCATCACCGTGCTGATCACGCTGCCGTTGGACAGTGTCATCTCGCCGCTGGTGCCGCCGTCCGATGCCGGTGAAGAGGGcttggatgaggaggaggagaaggtggcggaCGGTGCAGACGATGATGGCGATGAATGGAAGTTTCGCTCGTTTTCGCTGGAGGACTATGCATGGAGGGTTTACCATGAGCGGCTTCAGTTCAAAGATCCGCTTGCCCGGTACCGGATTTGA